atGTAGACGTTTGCCCAGGGGTGgttacgagttatacctttcgagttggtccctttctgtgttttttttttagcttccgGAAGTTTCTAAAACTTAGCGATTATTCTGACACAGATCAGGATACGGAAATCACCCCCTCGTAGCCACCCTCGGAATAAACAttctcaagttttttttattaaaaatcaattaggCGCTTTGGCGATTGTAGCTAGAGTGGCaaatcacgatacggaaatatcccctaACTAAGAAATGCTCATGTTATGTAGCTTGACAAGTGAGTAGGGTAGGGTATATTGACAAGGGAGAAAggggtaaaaaaatttgacataatttaaatactgataACTACGAAttcataaagataaaaaaagctaatgcaacacattaattacatttattttgactagaactcagaaattttaacgtttaacaatcaaattaagataattacgaagaaagcataaatatattgttatcaaGATGACAGCCGCTTCAAATGGTTTCAGAAATAAGTACATCCAAAACTagtataagtattttttgataCATATTGTGACGCATATTAACATAGTACCTACTTAAATTTGTATGAATCCTTTCACAGTTTTGTTGCtggaagttaattttttttatatggagCAAAGTATATTACACAACACAAAAAACAAGAAGTAGCAGGAAAACAAAACAACTTACGGAGCTTTAAGTAGAAATCGCAGTTACAGTTACGAAATTTTTCAGAccaactaaattttcaaatttacatgacattaaaattaaatatattatttttccttctgcagttttatttctaatattgaaACCTaccaaactaaaatttttttctcaatgtaatcatataattttttttttaaaattttcttttacactcTCTCAACTTATTATTCTTTCTGCTGTTGCCATGGTGATAAGTAGTTGTAAACAAACCACAATCTGCGTCTCCGAGGCCTCaactttgtaataataaaattaaaataaccttATGTATTGAAGTACCAGCTTAAAGATACCCTTTTGTTCACAtgatatatggaaaaaaattatcttttatttaatttcatacttcTATCCTTGGTTTGTCACCTATGTGAATGGCTATTTACGAATTATTCTCCTTTCCCATAACACTCAAATACAAAGCTAGTTTGTGCTCATGTACTACAGCGTTTTATGTAATTACagtattattaaagtttatttgtcCATTTCTTCTAGCTTATTACACTCAaggttaagtttactttttagataatcaaattatataattattattaagtagttataaataattttattttcatttaggttagcaatatttaatttttaaggtatgGCAGTGATTTCTTGCAGATTTATCCATATTGGTACATGTTCGTGataactacaatcgccaagatACAAACTGATTTAAACTtgcataattaaaagaaaaaaaaaatagtggagGTTTACCTGAGTGTGTCTATGAGTACTTCACTTTCCTGTTGATCTTTTgctgtgttatttttattaatttctcatAGATCAATGCTTAGAATTAGTTGAGACTTGTTGATTATTTTGGATACTGATACAGACAGCTTCCCAATTTCTCTTAGTGTTTGAGAGtgtaatgcttttaatttagttgataaaattttgtctttgtTTATATCTTGATGAAGACTTGTGattctgtttaatttaaaatttttgatctaccctaatttttaaagaggagtaaattttattttccttaacttAATCTGccatcctttttttaaattttttttttattttgcttgggAAATGCCAAGTATCTTCTAATGTATGTTTGATTCATTCAGTAACCGATATAAAGTCTATGTTCGGGCTAGTGGTCGATCATTTgaccatttattttaatggtttcaacaaatgatcatttttataagaaagtaAGCATAAACAATCCTTCAGAAAAGTTACAGGTAAAATCCTAGAGTAATCCACCTATTGGCGACCTTTTGAAGTCTCGCCAAGTTAGCGATTATTACTGGGATCAATGTtgctttttgattattaaaaaaacaattttaattataacaaatttatgaaaatattttttaatgaaataaaaaataacttaccttACTTACTCATTTGTTCTCCACATTTAGGGCAttcatactttttcaaaatttaattttgtttcatactcTATTCAATCATTGCTCTANATTATTACTGGGATCAATGTtgctttttgattattaaaaaaacaaatttaaattataacaaatttatgaaaatattttttaatgaaataaaaaataacttaccttACTTACTCATTTGTTCTCCACATTTAGGGCAttcatactttttcaaaatttaattttgtttcatactcTATTCAATCATTGCTCTATTACCTTTTGcattcaataaagtaaaaaattcactCTTTCATTCGCACACCATTTTCAACCGGTacagcacaaaaaaaattaaataaaaacggttttaaatgaaataactgttgaaaaatgaaatattaaccATGATTCTAACAGCAAGAGATCAGAAGCAtaaatggcaaaaaataaaccttttgcctcttttctaatgaaatacaattttcacGTAGGTATACATATCAAATAACCATTCAggtttaagaagtttttttgcttgattggacgttcaaaataatttccCCGAAATATCTTCTGGAAACCTAGTTTGgcgagattaaaaaaaatcgccaagGTGTGAGCTATTCTAGAATCCACCCAAGTTCCATTTAGAAATTGACTGCAAGCTTATTGTAACTTAATTTTCagagtgatatttttaaacacttgattctgtttttattgaaagatattatgaattcaaatatttttctgatatttaaaacatttattccatTATTTGAACCTAGTAAATATTAAGGCAATATCCTTTGgagtaattaagattttgataCTCAGAAGAAGAGGTAATGTTGCctaattttctaagaaatctCTAATTTTGCTACCGTGATTCGgttatgattttatttctgGTTTGTTGTATTATTGCATACATAGCACAGCTAGGTATATTTTCTTCATCTTACACATGTTTTTGcgaatgaatatttatgaaattataattttgcttgtTCAAACATTAAGCAACAAATTGACAGAAGTTAACAAGAAAATATAAGTTAGCAAATAGCGAGAGAGTAAACCAGATTCAATAGCTTGTTAGTTTTGCTGTAGGAAAAGAGTTCAGCCCCTTCTGTTATCAAAATCACAAttcataataaagatttttattcttttataatttttaattattttgctcttTTAGTTTTATCAAGCAGATACTAGTAACTTTGCTCTTTACTTTTCCATCTACGCATTGTAAGGCAAAAGTTGTTTGTTTTAGGAAGTTGTACTACCTTTTACAGTTGTAAACATTAGTTTTGTAATATCTTGCATGTCTATGTATGTTAACCTGAAAATGACAAACATAATTTCTTATTCATTaagtaatattcttttaaaattgtaggTTTCTGGCGGAAAGTTGATTTTTATCGAGAGCAACCTGATATCTCATTTAAGCACAAGATGCTTATCATTCTTGAAACTAAACCTCCAAATCAAATGATATTTTGGAGtacatatgaaaatattaatgaagttaTGAAACAAGATGTTTTTCAATCATTACCCGAAATAGAGGTaaagccttttttcttaaaaaagaaagattacaTTTGTTTAAACTATGCATATGAACAAATGGcgaacataaattttgaaacttttttttaatgccctTTAGTctaatgcacaaaattctatttttgtataaattcataaattcaatattgcaataaataaataactacctgccttattttttaaattgatgaatcATTAGGTTAGTAATTAATGGTTGAGCggtatattcttaaataaagtttatgttaaataaataaatatttaattgtgcaTTTGATTTAATTGTGTAGTCCATTTGAAAGAATATGTATAGTGCaactttgaggagaactcctccagactgaaagtttggggctgtctgctgctatggtaacaagcgagagcacatttctaatggggatGAAATGGAGGAAAAAAGGTGTTGATTGGTTTACTCACGACGACCTACGCTAAGatcaagacaaaactattctTCTCgcacccctattcgaagtgacctTTCCTCATAACCATAGTACCCCCCACGACGTGAGACGGGTGTATGGAGGAGCtctcctgaaagccgcactatataattcaaaattttagatatttgaaatttttccccTGTCtcctttagtttttttcaagtttgattgtattaaagtatttcaaaaattactatttcttaaaaacctTAAACTATAACACTTATTTGAATTCAGTGGCGTAGCGAGCTTAACTCGCGCCCGGGGCACAATACCCTTTTAGCGCCCCCCCCCCATTCGAAaaccatataatattatatgtaaaatatactcgcaaattaataaaataaNGTGAGTAGCGCCCGGGGCATGATGCCCCCCTTTGCCCACCCCTCGCTACGCCACTGTTTGAATTGTAGTAATGCATGGATACAAAGCtatacttcttaaaaatattcatttcattaattatttatgattgaaaataagaatGTTATATCTTTAATAATAGCATAGAGAAGGAGATTCCAACAGAGATGGCATTAAAGATGAATTAGAAATGATGATTGATTTTCCACTTTCTAATCAAGAAATTATAGCAGCAAAAATCATTCTGATATTTGATTACAAGTTGTCAGTAAGTTAATCCTCTTTTGAAGTCTTTTTGATTGGCATTAAATAgtctaatcaattttaaaagtgtattgataaaaaatgttaaaaataaaattctaaatttaattaataataattattaataataatttataataataataattaataataataatttaattctaaattaaattatttttatagctttattcGCATTTCCGGATGGAATCTGCTGCTTTTATTCATCATAGTTCTTCTTACAATGGCTCTGAATTCATTGTAATGGGAGATTTAAGCTTGAACCAAAGAGAACCATTAAAACTTAGCGgagaggaagaaaaattcaatgTAACTAGTCTACTTTCTTatagaattcctttttttcttaattgtttcgaattgcttttacaaaattatatttttgaaaagaaaggtaaaaaatctCACGAATTTATATTACTGGCTCTTCCCAATTTCTTTTATGATCCAATTAAATGATtgattttgccttttttttatatttcataaaatctttcTGATTTAATAATCTAACTTgagaataaatataactaacaatatcattattaaactactatataatataatattaaaatcaataaaattttaaaattttactgcacAAGAACTTAACATGTGATTAAAGAAAGTTAAACTACAATTGGAATATAATAGTTCAGATACCAAGTGTCCCAAAATGATGGACAATTGGAAGGATTCATGGAAGTAAAATGAAAGCAGATATAAATGAATGGTTTGCTTTGTTCTGCTAAGCATTCTtctcataaaatgtttatattagcTAAAAAAGTATATCAACAGATGGCGCTGCtcactgtaaaatttatataataatgttttttcaaatcatttcaaTAGAAATATTAGCTCTTGTTGTTCTTAGACTATACCGCATTGTCATagtgaataacttttattttaaaaacattcttttatagtttttagttAGCAAGGCAATTCAATGATAATCTTTGTTATTAATCTTGAAAATCGGTGCCAAGAATCACTTGTTTTCCTGGCAGAATGTGGCTAgccatataatttttcatttttccttaaCAGCCTGTTTTAAATCTTTGATCAATTTTGGTGCACCAAGTATACCTTTCTTActactttatttgtgaaattaaataaattttttttattcatttaattttcttcatatggtttatttgaatcattcttattaacactacttaaatttattttttatattatttcattaaaatatcaatgcaatttgaatttcaaatatgaagTAAAGTTAACCATTTgtagagtaaaattaattttatgcataaattggATACAAAGTTGGAATTATACTTCATTTTCTTATGCAATGAATAAGCAATTtgtctaaattaaaattgtattcacTGTTCAAAAGATTTTGAAGGATTGCTTTTTAAATGCAACTTATCACATTTActtggaaattatttataaatttggaaatttcttatttttggatGAGTTAATTAGTAAAGCTGTATTATAAGTAAagcatatattaatattaaacaattagcAAAGCAAACTGATAacactatttatatttatgaaatcttGTCACACTTTTcggaaattatataaaattcaatataaaagcaatgaatctaatcaatttataaaaaatataaaggaaatcaaaatttttaattaccaaaagcaaataataatttctaaaaagccatcaataattaatgatttatcatttttgttgtAACATTGTTTGCCTATTagggttttttattttttattttaatgaaaaaactttcTAGAATGttctcagaaataaataaaagcacttTAATGTAACAATTCATTTGTGTCATTGTctgttttattaaagtaataattatataatttttttaaaaatttttcttcaaataaagttttaataaattagaaatgcttttaaataaagttatttcaatttttatatatataacttattttcagGTCCCAGTCATTAAAGATTCATTTATTAAACCTCCTTATAATTTGGAAGagatttttttggaatattctAAACGGAATTGTAAGTTATATCATATAGAGTTTTGtaagtttacttaattttatatatttgtttttttaataaaattattctattccAGTTACTACAGTTTTTACGAACACATATCCAGTTTGGAAACCTTCAAAATCAAAGAGTGaatcctttaaaattaatattctgatCAAGTATCCTGCAGAAACAATTCTGTATCCTTTCTAAATTGTGTGTGTTTTTTCTCGTttcttttgtaaagaaattatttcctttgtgtaatttttttattcaactcagcagtattctttttaattttaaatatgtgtgTTTTTGAGCACCAAATTGtatgattactttttttataacaataatgcAGAATATTCCATTTTACTcttattgtgttttatttatgttataaaatatttgttgtttttaattattataaaggaATTAGGGTTTATTTCACGATTAgctgtaatatttttgataattcatcaaaaaattagtgtttgttatttttaacagaaactgttagtaaaatacatttactattgaaaatggtattaaaatttgaaattggagcgctcaaaaataggcactcATTTTTAAGACTCACCAGATATCTGGTGAGTCTTAATGGATGTCCATTTTTAAGCACtcgaaacatataatttttattagcatcTTCAATATTGCgaagcaaataaagtttttatgtcattaagtatttattcccgcttcagtttcttcggtttattcttttaatatttactatatttctcattaatattataaacaagtaacaaaatattataataatatgaaagttttatcttttttattcttaagagTAACTACTGCTCTGCTTACTGCTGCTCACCAACCCCCTAAGTTGCACTGTAACTTTATCAGGATTATTCTGTGATCTTAGCTTGCTTCACTCATCAGTTagcaaaagtatttatttatgaaaaaaatgtcatgattttaattttaatttcagcttgtttagagaaaaaaaatgttctattcaATGGAAAATTTGATGCATGATCAAAAGAATAAAACCAGTttgcaataatataaattagaacttttttgtttattttaccttaaaaattcaATGTCGTGTAAGTTTGTGGGGTTATAGAAAATATAAGTTACAGCAAATTCTCACTTTTATGATGCCAAATTCTTTATTCAGTCACTCCTGCACTAACGTCTGCCAATTTGATATCCTGTATTTATCTGTCAATAGTTTGCAACCATgtcttattttttagttaatacgatgctaaaaaaatataaaattctgaatcaaatatagtacttagtttttttttagcatttttcttaatcactgatgtttcttctgtaatgtgacatttttttcatactttt
Above is a window of Parasteatoda tepidariorum isolate YZ-2023 chromosome 5, CAS_Ptep_4.0, whole genome shotgun sequence DNA encoding:
- the LOC107447118 gene encoding transmembrane protein 231 isoform X3, whose product is MKFLKLGFWRKVDFYREQPDISFKHKMLIILETKPPNQMIFWSTYENINEVMKQDVFQSLPEIEHREGDSNRDGIKDELEMMIDFPLSNQEIIAAKIILIFDYKLSLYSHFRMESAAFIHHSSSYNGSEFIVMGDLSLNQREPLKLSGEEEKFNVPVIKDSFIKPPYNLEEIFLEYSKRNFTTVFTNTYPVWKPSKSKSESFKINILIKYPAETILYTVGFWQLLKWALVQYVAVFMIISYLINYIRKRVFQNQLLPSIVIDPIKQKV
- the LOC107447118 gene encoding transmembrane protein 231 isoform X1, whose amino-acid sequence is MAIYELFSFPITLKYKASLCSCTTAFYVITVLLKFICPFLLAYYTQGFWRKVDFYREQPDISFKHKMLIILETKPPNQMIFWSTYENINEVMKQDVFQSLPEIEHREGDSNRDGIKDELEMMIDFPLSNQEIIAAKIILIFDYKLSLYSHFRMESAAFIHHSSSYNGSEFIVMGDLSLNQREPLKLSGEEEKFNVPVIKDSFIKPPYNLEEIFLEYSKRNFTTVFTNTYPVWKPSKSKSESFKINILIKYPAETILYTVGFWQLLKWALVQYVAVFMIISYLINYIRKRVFQNQLLPSIVIDPIKQKV
- the LOC107447118 gene encoding transmembrane protein 231 isoform X2 — encoded protein: MYYSVLCFWRKVDFYREQPDISFKHKMLIILETKPPNQMIFWSTYENINEVMKQDVFQSLPEIEHREGDSNRDGIKDELEMMIDFPLSNQEIIAAKIILIFDYKLSLYSHFRMESAAFIHHSSSYNGSEFIVMGDLSLNQREPLKLSGEEEKFNVPVIKDSFIKPPYNLEEIFLEYSKRNFTTVFTNTYPVWKPSKSKSESFKINILIKYPAETILYTVGFWQLLKWALVQYVAVFMIISYLINYIRKRVFQNQLLPSIVIDPIKQKV